The following proteins are encoded in a genomic region of Planktothrix agardhii NIES-204:
- a CDS encoding phospholipase D/transphosphatidylase has protein sequence MNRQLLEKIYQVAQELPPLVLNSVIHSLGEQVFDSHYPFIDQILNQLSNPMFRRLVGELFTLWQQNQSDWDSRAIASALMASAYSIQTSQQSLAAELVWTGPPTLGIPVRRTDQVLLQLIRDTQQQLIIISFAVYKIPEIAEALLEALERGIQLKIILETTQAEGGKMSFKGTTALGQKILRDAQVFLWPVEKRLHDPQGRYGSLHIKSVISDQKYLFITSANLTEYALTLNMEMGVLLKSPALASQVTDLIYHLIHQEVLVKL, from the coding sequence GTGAATCGTCAACTGTTAGAAAAAATTTATCAGGTGGCTCAAGAATTACCGCCTCTGGTGTTAAACTCTGTCATTCATTCTTTGGGAGAGCAAGTTTTTGATTCCCATTATCCGTTCATTGATCAAATTTTAAATCAACTTTCTAATCCAATGTTTCGCCGTTTAGTGGGTGAATTGTTTACCCTTTGGCAACAAAATCAATCGGATTGGGATAGTCGTGCGATCGCATCTGCGTTAATGGCTTCAGCTTATTCGATTCAAACCTCTCAACAATCCTTAGCAGCCGAATTAGTTTGGACAGGCCCACCCACTTTAGGGATTCCAGTTCGACGGACAGATCAAGTCTTATTACAATTGATTCGAGACACCCAACAACAATTAATTATTATTAGTTTTGCGGTTTATAAAATCCCAGAAATTGCCGAAGCTTTATTAGAAGCCTTAGAGCGAGGAATTCAATTAAAAATTATTTTAGAAACTACTCAAGCAGAAGGGGGTAAGATGTCTTTTAAAGGAACAACCGCATTGGGGCAGAAAATCCTTAGAGACGCGCAAGTTTTTCTTTGGCCTGTAGAAAAGCGGCTTCATGATCCGCAGGGACGTTATGGTTCTTTACATATTAAAAGTGTGATTTCGGATCAGAAATATTTATTTATTACCAGTGCCAATCTCACCGAATATGCTTTGACCTTGAATATGGAAATGGGAGTATTACTCAAAAGTCCAGCCTTAGCCTCTCAAGTCACTGATCTAATTTATCACCTAATTCATCAAGAAGTTTTAGTAAAATTATAG